A single window of Toxoplasma gondii ME49 chromosome Ib, whole genome shotgun sequence DNA harbors:
- a CDS encoding hypothetical protein (encoded by transcript TGME49_321680), with amino-acid sequence MAPQRKYYTVGVSNKFSAFADNDSEGGDSSGEEDVILSSPPVPTAETQSTGKQLSGTNAGSAAGKKANEGVSAHHDSERRPRASAGGRYGREDQSAANAYRQGEFGGRGRGGQRGRFPRRNFVQGEENEENVEQTFGVRRGNFRGGRGRGGFYSRGRGGVQGDRHTAAAMGGRDPKKGGGGAHNWGDDERVAAAGEQEVEKTEEEKEKRQDSEEAEEEKKGGDEDVEEEKKDEEVLDLEAYKKMLEGKRQNLPNFIKKSNKKITTDQELEAQGYTLHVKEGREEEEEETASEEEDEHAEPKKKTMNVFEYIHNGGGRVNLFPSRRRGRGGAGPSGSREFRGGRGRGRGGSFVKSRDAPDIQDERAFPTLGGR; translated from the exons ATGGCACCCCAACGAAAATACTACACCGTTGGCGTGTCCAATAAATTCTCAGCTTTTGCGGACAATGACAGCGAAGGAGGGGATTCGTCGGGTGAAGAGGACGTgattctctcttcgcctcctgtgCCCACAGCAGAAACGCAAAGTACCGGCAAACAGCTGTCCGGGACGAACGCCGGAAGCGCCgcggggaagaaggcaaacGAAGGCGTTTCTGCTCACCACGACTCTGAAAGGCGCCCCAGAGCTTCTGCGGGAG GTCGCTACGGCCGCGAGGACCAGAGCGCAGCGAACGCCTACCGCCAGGGGGAGTTTGGAGGTCGGGGCCGGGGGGGTCAGCGCGGGAGATTTCCTCGAAGAAACTTTGTCCAgggcgaagagaacgaggaaaatgTCGAGCAGACGTTCGGCGTGCGTCGCGGAAACTTCCGCGGAGGCCGAGGCCGCGGCGGATTCTACTCGCGAGGCCGAGGCGGGGTCCAGGGCGACCGCCACACTGCCGCGGCTATGGGGGGCCGGGACCCCAAGAagggaggcggcggcgcgcaCAACTGGGGTGACGACGAACGCGTAGCTGCTGCGGGAGAAcaggaagtcgagaagactgaagaagagaaggagaagagacaggacagcgaagaagccgaagaagaaaag AAgggcggagacgaagacgttgaggaggagaagaaggatgaAGAAGTGCTGGACCTGGAGGCCTACAAGAAGATGCTCGAAGGCAAGCGTCAGAACTTGCCGAACTTCATCAAGAAGTCGAACAAGAAGATCACAACAGACCAGGAACTCGAGGCGCAAGGCTACACCTTGCACGTGAAGGAaggccgcgaagaagaggaggaagaaactgcttcggaggaggaagacgagcaCGCAGagccgaagaaaaagaccATGAACGTCTTCGAATATATTCACAACGGAGGCGGACGTGTCAACCTCTTCCCCAGCCGCAGGAGAGGCCGCGGAGGCGCAGGACCGTCTGGCTCGCGGGAGTTCCGTGGAGGACGCGGCCGTGGACGCGGG GGAAGCTTCGTCAAGAGCCGTGACGCTCCTGACATCCAAGACGAACGCGCTTTTCCCACTTTGGGAGGCCGCTAG